A DNA window from Coffea arabica cultivar ET-39 chromosome 6c, Coffea Arabica ET-39 HiFi, whole genome shotgun sequence contains the following coding sequences:
- the LOC113693381 gene encoding F-box protein At5g07610-like, with amino-acid sequence MMLSAFGDKSDLCCSSSASNLPLSDKKKDIVRPPNTTSLRSLAELLSFKSLISSSTKSIHQNLLPHDDALVAPRRAPSSSSSPFSATVISNNEDLLIQILLFLPPKSLIRFQCISKQWRALISSPRFCRLHLQKSRTTSSSASEAGLFLYRRIYKNFELNAISLCHDRSTAMGMISSRFVNFLGMEGEILGFHSCNGLIFIDFWWNYDIRRYYVYNPTTNQYRLIPQPDIDGKFRTTTAVNIVFDPLMSDEYRLVCVLSKVIDEEMEIGEFYFLVYSSETAVWKECTDVKTEGTDYYHFKQGVYWNGNLYWNNAISSLLCFDFEHNCVRKMKMTRTPSPRPPPPYLINYYFGESGGNLHLIHQFEPQPNFFHIRELELELGLGRYNSRWLLKYRVDIGALTARYPLLVNERFAAYGNQFVFGIPYFLVDKKENKAKVMISLRGKIILHEIISGSIEELVEIEPANLQFLGYHMSFYDWNAAFKHFETLACV; translated from the coding sequence ATGATGCTCTCTGCCTTCGGCGACAAGTCCGATCTCTGTTGTTCTTCATCAGCTTCAAATCTTCCTCTTAGTGATAAGAAGAAAGACATTGTTAGACCTCCAAACACAACTTCACTTCGATCGCTTGCAGAGCTCCTCAGTTTCAAATCCCTTATCTCATCATCAACAAAATCAATCCACCAAAACCTCCTGCCTCACGACGATGCTCTAGTGGCTCCACGTCGTGCCCCTTCCTCATCGTCATCCCCCTTCTCAGCTACAGTCATCAGCAACAATGAAGATCTCTTAATTCAGATTTTACTTTTCCTGCCACCAAAATCGCTTATTCGCTTTCAGTGCATTTCAAAGCAATGGCGTGCACTCATCTCAAGCCCCCGATTCTGTCGCCTTCACTTGCAGAAGAGTCGCACCACCTCATCTAGTGCTTCAGAAGCCGGTCTCTTCTTGTATCGAAGAATATACAAGAACTTTGAGCTGAATGCTATCTCTCTATGTCATGACAGATCAACTGCAATGGGTATGATATCTTCACGCTTCGTTAATTTTCTTGGCATGGAGGGTGAAATTTTAGGTTTTCATTCTTGTAACGGGCTAATCTTCattgatttttggtggaattaTGATATTCGAAGATACTATGTCTATAATCCAACGACCAATCAATATCGGCTTATTCCACAGCCAGATATTGATGGAAAATTTCGAACAACCACAGCTGTGAACATTGTTTTTGATCCGCTCATGTCTGATGAGTACAGGTTAGTATGTGTGCTGTCAAAAGTAATAGACGAAGAAATGGAAATAGGTGAGTTTTATTTCTTGGTCTATTCCTCCGAAACTGCGGTTTGGAAGGAATGTACTGATGTCAAAACTGAGGGAACGGATTACTACCATTTCAAGCAGGGAGTCTATTGGAATGGTAATCTTTATTGGAATAATGCAATCAGTTCTTTACTATGTTTTGATTTCGAGCATAATTGCGtaaggaaaatgaaaatgacaaGGACTCCATCACCACGGCCACCACCACCATATTTGATAAATTATTACTTCGGTGAATCAGGAGGGAACTTGCATCTGATCCATCAATTTGAGCCTCAACctaatttttttcatataaGGGAGTTGGAATTGGAGCTGGGGTTAGGGAGATACAATTCAAGATGGTTGCTGAAGTATCGAGTTGATATTGGAGCTTTGACAGCAAGGTATCCATTACTTGTGAATGAGAGGTTTGCTGCTTATGGGAACCAATTTGTATTTGGGATACCATATTTTCTTGTGgacaagaaagaaaacaaggcAAAGGTAATGATCTCTTTACGAGGTAAAATCATTCTTCATGAGATTATTAGTGGAAGTATTGAAGAGCTGGTTGAAATTGAGCCGGCTAATCTTCAATTTTTAGGGTATCACATGTCATTTTACGATTGGAATGCTGCATTCAAGCATTTCGAGACACTAGCTTGCGTTTAA
- the LOC113693383 gene encoding uncharacterized protein, whose translation MTILLELLKEVFPENELFPSSYRDAWKIVKDLGLSYHKIHACPNDCLIYWKETEHETFCRKCGTPRYKQIVKQSDDSSEQANKVPAKLVRYFPLKPRLQRLFMSSKTASLMRWHEEERIKDGKLRHPADSLAWKHFNDRHPSFASDPRNVRVGLAADGFNPFKAMNNKYSTWPVILVPYNLPSWMCMKQTSFMLCLLIDGPKAPGNDIHVYLQPVIDELNEFWDPGVPTYDAASKQMFYLRAALLWTINDFPAYGNLSGWSTKGKYACPCCNKDVRSQWLMHSKKHCYLGHRRFLAIDHPYRLNRAQFDGTIEKHSRPVRLYGFEILEQLRDFRNEFGKDQPVSSARKRKRRTKDNNDFEQSPICRYNWKRLNVFFQLPYWVDNLLPHNLDIMHIEKNFLENLLWTLLGMGKTNDDINARYDLKEMGIRKALHPQSKGDKVFLPPACFTMSKDEKEIFCNVLKTVKVPDGYASNISRCNYH comes from the exons ATGACAATATTACTGgagcttctcaaggaagtttTTCCTGAGAATGAATTATTTCCAAGCTCTTATCGTGATGCTTGGAAAATTGTTAAAGACTTGGGTCTTAGCTACCATAAAATTCATGCATGCCCCAATGATTGCTTGATTTATTGGAAGGAGACAGAACATGAAACCTTTTGCAGAAAGTGTGGAACTCCTAGGTATAAGCAAATTGTAAAACAATCTGATGATTCAAGTGAACAAGCTAACAAAGTTCCAGCAAAGCTTGTTCGctattttcctttgaaaccacGTCTCCAAAGGCTGTTCATGTCATCAAAGACTGCTTCATTAATGAGATGGCATGAAGAGGAGCGCATCAAGGATGGAAAATTGAGACATCCGGCAGACTCTTTAGCTTGGAAGCATTTTAATGACCGGCACCCAAGCTTTGCTAGTGATCCTCGCAATGTTCGTGTTGGACTTGCAGCGGATGGATTTAACCCATTCAAAGCAATGAACAATAAATACAGCACCTGGCCAGTGATTTTAGTGCCATATAATTTACCCTCATGGATGTGCATGAAGCAAACATCATTTATGTTGTGTTTGCTAATTGATGGGCCTAAAGCTCCAGGTAATGATATTCACGTATATCTTCAACCAGTAATTGATGAATTGAATGAGTTTTGGGATCCAGGGGTGCCTACTTATGATGCAGCTAGTAAGCAAATGTTTTACTTACGTGCTGCACTACTTTGGACTATCAATGATTTTCCAGCTTATGGAAATCTATCTGGTTGGAGTACCAAAGGGAAGTATGCATGCCCTTGTTGTAATAAAGATGTTCGAAGTCAATGGTTGATGCATAGCAAAAAACATTGCTATTTGGGTCATCGTCGATTTCTAGCTATTGATCATCCTTATCGTCTAAATCGAGCGCAGTTTGATGGGACAATTGAGAAACATTCTAGACCTGTTCGATTATATGGGTTTGAGATTTTAGAACAACTAAGAGATTTtagaaatgaatttggaaaggaTCAACCAGTTTCCTcagctaggaaaaggaaaaggaggacTAAAGATAATAATGACTTTGAACAAAGTCCCATATGTAGGTATAATTGGAAAAGATTGAATGTATTCTTTCAGTTACCGTATTGGGTGGATAATTTGCTTCCACATAATCTGGATATAATGCATATTgagaagaatttcttggagaatcTCTTGTGGACACTGTTGGGGATGGGCAAGACAAATGATGACATTAATGCTCGATATGATCTAAAAGAAATGGGGATAAGAAAGGCACTTCACCCACAATCTAAGGGTGACAAAGTGTTTCTTCCACCTGCATGCTTCACAATGAGcaaagatgaaaaagaaattttttgtaATGTGCTAAAAACTGTCAAGGTCCCTGATGGTTATGCATCAAACATTTCAAGGTGT AATTATCATTGA
- the LOC140008863 gene encoding uncharacterized protein, whose translation MSNYEREKIHSETFYKWFKKHVADLEKSNSCHDYYKEIAYLAAGPDKWAKNYSGYIVNGFRFHTKKREMRRQTQNSGVFVNASANSFASTKDKNPISGILEYYGVLVDIVELRYSNDIKFVMFKCDWVDNVTGMKQDEHNFTLVNFDHILYKQNTKNDEPFILASQAQQAWYVRDALEPEWNIVVKMTPRDLFIIDPEINICEDIQDEHSGWQHVNNNNSKDSNVSWVREGVDGVILDAQTTKSKAHVAEVDDGFFSDEDNLGIDNTIDDTSDDDDFFDKAQQGDKADD comes from the exons ATGTCAAACTATGAAAGGGAGAAAATTCATAGTGAAACATTTTACAAGTGGTTTAAGAAGCAT GTTGCAGATTTGGAAAAATCTAATAGTTGCCATGATTATTATAAAGAAATTGCTTATTTGGCTGCTGGTCCTGATAAGTGGGCAAAAAACTATTCTGGTTACATTGTTAATGGTTTTCGTTTCCATACTAAGAAGCGTGAGATGAGAAGGCAAACTCAAAATAGTGGTGTATTTGTGAATGCTAGTGCCAATAGTTTCGCTAGTACAAAGGATAAGAACCCTATATCTGGAATTTTAGAATACTATGGGGTCTTAGTGGATATTGTTGAGTTGAGATACTCAAATGACATTAAATTTGTGATGTTCAAGTGTGATTGGGTTGATAATGTCACTGGAATGAAACAAGATGAACACAACTTCACACTTGTTAACTTTGATCATATATTGTACAAGCAAAACACGAAGAATGATGAGCCTTTCATCCTGGCCTCTCAAGCACAGCAAGCTTGGTATGTTCGGGATGCATTGGAACCTGAATGGAATATAGTTGTCAAGATGACCCCTCGAGATCTTTTCATTATTGATCCAGAAATTAACATATGTGAAGATATCCAGGATGAGCATTCTGGATGGCAACATGTTAATAACAATAATTCTAAGGATAGTAACGTTTCATGGGTTAGGGAAGGTGTTGATGGAGTTATACTTGATGCACAAACTACAAAATCCAAGGCACACGTTGCTGAAGTTGATGATGGATTCTTCTCTGATGAGGATAATCTTGGGATTGACAATACGATTGATGATacaagtgatgatgatgatttttttgaTAAAGCCCAACAAGGAGACAAGGCTGATGATTGA